In Cheilinus undulatus linkage group 14, ASM1832078v1, whole genome shotgun sequence, the genomic stretch aCAACCACATCCAAATTTTGCAAACGCTTTAGCTCTCAAGATTATGAACAAGAGTgagtaagaaaagaaaagcaagaaaattCTGGCATGTTTAATCAGGACAGATATTAATTGCAACTGCAGATATTCCACTTTTATTCACTTCTATTACCTTTTTAAGATTACTTTGTTGTATTATTGATGAGCACCCATACTACTAGATGTTTTAACTTGGGATTAAAGTTACCAGTTTGAATGAtaaacatgatgaaaacatTTATGTATGGTTTTAATACtgttaaaatttgaattaagAGGCTTGTTCACTGAGAGGAACTAAACACACAGTTCAACTGAGGATGTAAAGAAAACATATCAggactctctcctctcttccctcCCATGAACACCATAGCACCTTCTAGTCCGAGGATGGGCAACTCTGGTTACCAAGAAGgccatattattttattttcagtgccaAAGGGCCAAATTATTACAGACTGCTGATTTTTCTCAATTCAACCCCTGTGATTCCTAATAATTCAGTTAAAGgaagaaatgttgttttcaaaaatgtagaTTATAGATTTGATTTACTAAAGACTTGCATTAAATATAAACAGTTTCATATTTCAATCCACActtacagaaacataaaaaccaTCATGGGGAAGGTTCAAATTGAAACATtttcagccctacacatggctctgtgtgtgtctgactgactgactgactgactctaCTTTCAGAGCCTTACCACACAGAGCTGCTCTATGGGCCGGACTTCATTGAAGGGGGGGTAAATACTCTGCAgtaaatacctcagatatagctttagcactGCCTCCATTTTACTCAAACAAGACCACGtttttgtatgaaataaagaacaaaaacagccctaaaagcttttcatctTATGAAAGGTGTTTTTACTCTcctgccaacctgcttcagcataactatgtgatagttacagggaaagggttGACTAGTCTGGTCCATGCAGTCTATGCAGGCCCCAGTATGTACGACTCTGAAAGTAGAGTCACTCAGTCAGACACATACAGAGCgctgtgtagggctgacctcagcaggcAGCCAATTATTAAAGCCATGAAGTGTTGACTTATTGTGGACAGAAATGCAAACTTGAAACCTTACCCCTCTTTTGTAATATCTTTGTTTAATTATGCTGTCTAGCTTCATAAATAAGGTAGTGAAAGTAAAGTTGCATCGCTAATCTTGCATTTTCAAATCTTGCATAAGAAAATATAACTTGCATAAGCAGTTATAAAATGTAGAGCCACTTGACCTATTCATCTTTTATGACACATCAACTTTTATGACTTTGATTTATTAATACAGAAAATGAGAATGAGGTAAAATTATTTCAGCTAGCCTAGCTGACGTGTTGCACACTCTACTAAGTTATTTATGGCTTTTTCGGGTTAAAGCTGAGTTTTTCTTTCTGAATGAGTTGCCATTGTATTTGacacattcagttttttaactGGATTTTCACTTAAGCTTGTCAATGCACTGAAAATTCTGTGTCAAATAACTAAAGAAACTTCAGTCTTATTCTTGGGTGacattttgcatgattttataagcttaaaaacaatatgaaattCTTTGAGAATTATAGTATCTGAATTTATTTTCTATGATTATATTTTCACAGTTACTAGCTTTAGAGAAGCGCTCTTTAGGATCCGAACGACCAACATAACAGAAACACATCATGTAATACAGAGTATACGTGACAACAACCTCGAGGAGCTGGAAGAATTACTCAAGGACAACAACATCAATGAAACATACCCATGCACACAGCCGAAGGATTTAATAACACCACTGATCGCCTCTGTTGTATACCAGAAGGAGGACATTTGCACGTACCTTCTGCAGAAGGGTGCAAACCCAGATGTTGCTTCTGAAGAAGGCTTCACACCTTTGCATTATGTCTCTCTATCCAAAGCACCACTGCTTTTTGTGGAGAAACTGCTTGAAGCAAATGCTAATCCAAATAAGAGGATAAAAAATCAGATGTACTTACCACTAAATTATGCTCTCATCAATGACAGGGAAGATGTTATGAAAGCACTCATTTCTGCTGGTGCTCTGGTAGAAGAATTACCCTATTCTTCCCCTAACGACAACAAACGACTATATCAGATAGTTCATAAATATGCATCTGAAGGGGATGTGTTTTTCTCCAAGATCTGTTACTTCCTGGATTTGAGACGTGCTGTGCAAAAGAATCAGCCTGAAGAGGTGTTCAAAACCTTTGGCAGTAACATACTGCTGGAGCATCCTCAGACCTCTGTGACCATTAttgaaacactttttaaagtaaacgGGGCATCTGCAGAAAAGTACCGCCAAGGCTGTATCAAATGGCTCAAAGACACTGACAGTGTAGACGCCTACATCTCAAGTGTGATCAGGCGCTTTCCAAATGTTATGAAGCACTGTGTGCATCAGGTTATTGAGAGTTTGTCTACAGTTTTGTGCACTGTTGAAGAAGTACAAAATAAACTAGCATGTGCTCTGATTCCAGAGTTACTTGAACTGCTTGTCTCGGAAGCAAGACCTGCCGTGTGTGAATTTATTCTGAAAACACTTTACGtgataacacagaaaacaaaaggcaaaaatgactgGGATGCAGACTTTATTGAGAGGTTATGCAGAACAGTCGCCCCTTTTGTGAATGAGAAATACTCCTCTGACATAAGAGTCTTCACGTATGCCATATTCGGGAAGCTGCTCTCTGTGGAAAATGCTGTAAACTTCATAACATCTGCAGGGATAACTTCAGTGCCTGATGACATCCTGACATCTGCAGACATGAAATTGCAGACAGATCTTACAGACGTGATCAGACGACTAAAAATTTATCTGAGCAAATCAAAATCAGCAGCAGCTGAGCCTCTTTACATCAACACCACTGCAACATCAGCGAAACAGGGATGTCGTCTATTCAGCAAGAGATGGCAAGAAAAATTAGAGAAGCTCATGAGCGCTGATGAAAGTAAAGTAACCAGAGTGGGAAGCATGGTTTTTGTGAAAGAAAAGGAATTCAGGATAGCGGAGGGAAGCAAGGACACTGAAGTCTTCTTGGGGCTGAGAGACGACGGCACTGAGGTTGCCATCAAGAGAATGATGAGACGCAGCTGTAAGGAGCTGAAGAATGAGGAAGAATTTCTACGACTCCCAGAGCTGGATCATCCATCTATCGTACGATATGTTGACTATGCAGAGGATGAGGACTTCAGATACCTTGGTCTTCAGCTTTGTGAGTACACCCTGGAAGAATACATTGACTCCAATAAAGATGGAGGtctgcagaagaagaaactgGTCCATGAGTTCCTTGAGGGTTTAAGGGTGCTTCATAGTCAAAAGCGTCCAATTCTCCATCGGGATCTCAAACCACAAAATGTTTTGATCGGTGAGACAAATTAAAGGTATACTCTATAGATGATATATCACGTAGTGGTCTATAATATCCACATTTCTAACAGGTTTCCTCTTGATTTTTCCTCAGATGTCACTGGGAGGGCAAGATTAGCTGATTTTGGCATCAGTCGACGGTTGCCCAAAGGCCAAACGACTTATCACACAGGGGCCGCTGGAACAAAGTGCTGGAAGGCCAAGGAGACCTTAGTAGAAGATGCTGATATACCATACAAGTCCAGCACTGATATACAGGTATatgttgatgtttgttttgtttttttattttcaaagactTCATTGATGGCTTCATGAAAAATTCCTTCCTTGATTGTGTTTGTTCTCTCTGAAGGTGGCAGGGATGCTGATCTATTACATCCTGTCCGGGGGTCACCATCCTTTTGGAGACAAAGCTTGGAAATGTGAGAACAACATTGTTCAGGGGAGGTACAAGCTGGACCATGTTGAAGATGTGGTGGCAAAGGATCTCATTGAGATGATGATCAATGAAGAGCCAAGGAAGAGACCAAAAGTTAAGGAATGCTTGAGTCATCCTTTCTTTTGGGAGCAGCAGAGGTAAGAATAAAATTCTGGTGGATCAATAGATTTATTTGTCAAATGATTTCTTAAATTCTAGTCTGGATgacattttcagttgttttgtgGGTCACAACTTTGTTCCAGAGTTAATGCACAGGTtgaaatggctgaaaagttGGGATACAAGATTAAGGTGCACACTTTTGGTCCCATCTAAAAAGCATTGACAGCAGTTTCCATGGTTACAGCGCAAAGAAGTCTTGCAACCATGGATCCATTCCTTCTGGCCATGTCACATGGACAAATCGCATCTGTAGAAGGCTAAGTTAGATGTTTTTCCCTAACAATATTTCAAGCTTTTCTCCTGTCATAGGGAGACTTGATGGGTTCTTGAAGATGTTTCACCTGTCCTgcaaaaggcttcttcagtcCTAAAGATACAGGGGCCAGAGCCAGAAAATGTCACCTCTGTTGACAATTCACATGCTCATGATCTGACTGGTAACCTAAGGCTccacagagacgaattcaggagtatacccAAAAGTTTTTCGTCgtatcagcatttcatccacacgggaacagcgttttgggtgactgtaaatgatactttatGAAAATGGGTCCCAGAATGCACAAATCTGTGAACGTccctgtgtggacagccaaccgcatctttcttgaaacgattacgtcatacatagcgtag encodes the following:
- the LOC121521621 gene encoding uncharacterized protein LOC121521621; its protein translation is MFTSFREALFRIRTTNITETHHVIQSIRDNNLEELEELLKDNNINETYPCTQPKDLITPLIASVVYQKEDICTYLLQKGANPDVASEEGFTPLHYVSLSKAPLLFVEKLLEANANPNKRIKNQMYLPLNYALINDREDVMKALISAGALVEELPYSSPNDNKRLYQIVHKYASEGDVFFSKICYFLDLRRAVQKNQPEEVFKTFGSNILLEHPQTSVTIIETLFKVNGASAEKYRQGCIKWLKDTDSVDAYISSVIRRFPNVMKHCVHQVIESLSTVLCTVEEVQNKLACALIPELLELLVSEARPAVCEFILKTLYVITQKTKGKNDWDADFIERLCRTVAPFVNEKYSSDIRVFTYAIFGKLLSVENAVNFITSAGITSVPDDILTSADMKLQTDLTDVIRRLKIYLSKSKSAAAEPLYINTTATSAKQGCRLFSKRWQEKLEKLMSADESKVTRVGSMVFVKEKEFRIAEGSKDTEVFLGLRDDGTEVAIKRMMRRSCKELKNEEEFLRLPELDHPSIVRYVDYAEDEDFRYLGLQLCEYTLEEYIDSNKDGGLQKKKLVHEFLEGLRVLHSQKRPILHRDLKPQNVLIDVTGRARLADFGISRRLPKGQTTYHTGAAGTKCWKAKETLVEDADIPYKSSTDIQVAGMLIYYILSGGHHPFGDKAWKCENNIVQGRYKLDHVEDVVAKDLIEMMINEEPRKRPKVKECLSHPFFWEQQRREDYLIEVGDMDEVKQYKTADSEMISAMENCAGNGSFKGWKTKFSPELLRKVDSEKKPYTKNILGLLRFTRNLFVHYKEEAAKVDVLSLFPGLFGGVYIFARSQGWNSRPSLQRILERKESSTEAITTRGATSSTNPDEHVSQPGQETQTSTKLTEE